The DNA sequence GGTGGAGATCGGCGCGCCGAGCACCAGGGCGTTGAAGTAGAGCACCGAGCTGGCGACGGTCTCGGCGGCGAACCCCTCGGGCGGCCGCAGGTCGATGATCTTGCGACCGAGGGTACGGATGATCCGCCAACCGCCGGCGTAGGTGCCCAGCGCCAGCACGGTCGCCGAGGTCCAGAAGACCCATTCCGGGATGGTCTCGGCGTCCGACTGGAACCCGCCGACGAACAGGGCCAGCACCACGATGCCGATGGTCTTCGCGGCGTCCTGCATGCCGTGCCCGACCGACATCGCCGCCGCCGAGACCGACTGGGCGATCCGGAAGCCCCGGTTGAGCTTGCCGGGCTGGCCGTTGCGGAAGATCCACTGCACGGCGAGCATGACCAGGAAGCCGAGGGCGAAGCCGACCAGCGGGGAGAGCACCATCGGCAGCACCACGTCGCCGGCGATGCCGCCCCAGAGCACCGTGCCGGAGGCCGCGATGGTGGAGCCGACCAGGCCGCCGATCAGCGCGTGGGACGACGACGACGGCAGCCCGAAGTACCAGGTGATCAGGTTCCAGGTGATCGCGCCGACCACGCCGGCGAAGACGATG is a window from the Solwaraspora sp. WMMD792 genome containing:
- a CDS encoding inorganic phosphate transporter, coding for MSAELIAVLAVITVAMLFDYTNGFHDAANAIATSISTRALTPRVALIMAAIGNFIGAHFGAEVAKTVGSGLVELPAGVSSLGIVFAGVVGAITWNLITWYFGLPSSSSHALIGGLVGSTIAASGTVLWGGIAGDVVLPMVLSPLVGFALGFLVMLAVQWIFRNGQPGKLNRGFRIAQSVSAAAMSVGHGMQDAAKTIGIVVLALFVGGFQSDAETIPEWVFWTSATVLALGTYAGGWRIIRTLGRKIIDLRPPEGFAAETVASSVLYFNALVLGAPISTTHTITSAIMGVGVTKRLSAVRWNVAGNIVGAWILTFPAAGSIGAVMYFVVRPLFS